In the genome of Nonlabens sp. MB-3u-79, one region contains:
- a CDS encoding MATE family efflux transporter encodes MALKDYTKEFPKNLHIAVPIMVGQIAHLLVALADNIMVGELGAAQLAAVSLGNTLIFIALSVGIGFSFAITPLVAEADAQGDSDKVTSIFHLGFLMSFIMGVLLMLLMFLSEPILYMLDQPKEVVDLAIPYMRWVALSLIPLMMFQAVKQFIDGLSKTTYSMIASIVANIINVLLNYVFIYGKFGFPRLEVEGAAIGTFVARILMFLILTVLLFFNKQFKSYFYLLKNYSFGVINKLFHLGLPTALQMLFEVSLFTAAIFLSGTLGTNSQAANQIALNLSALTFMVGVGLGVTATIRVGNQKGLGHFSDLKRIARSLFLLTFIFELVFAFCFLFFRNQLPFIYIDNIDVVELASKILIIAAFFQLSDGFQVVLLGALRGFQDVWIPTLICFIAYWIVGFPISFILSSYYDFGVQGIWMGLLVALSLSAVLMFLRYRYLLSSYDVTAEEKAA; translated from the coding sequence ATGGCATTAAAAGATTACACTAAAGAATTTCCTAAAAACCTCCATATAGCAGTACCTATAATGGTAGGTCAAATAGCCCATTTGTTAGTTGCGCTAGCAGATAATATAATGGTAGGGGAGTTGGGTGCGGCGCAGCTAGCTGCGGTGTCATTAGGTAATACTTTGATTTTTATAGCTCTTTCTGTAGGAATAGGTTTTTCATTTGCTATAACACCTCTGGTTGCAGAGGCAGATGCTCAAGGAGATTCAGACAAAGTAACCTCTATTTTTCATTTAGGTTTTTTAATGTCGTTTATCATGGGTGTTTTGTTAATGCTTTTGATGTTTCTAAGTGAGCCCATACTTTACATGCTCGATCAACCTAAAGAGGTTGTTGATTTAGCTATTCCTTATATGAGGTGGGTAGCACTTTCCTTAATACCTTTAATGATGTTTCAGGCGGTGAAACAGTTTATAGACGGGCTTTCTAAAACTACTTATTCAATGATTGCGTCTATAGTAGCAAACATTATTAATGTATTGTTGAATTACGTTTTTATATATGGGAAATTTGGATTTCCGAGATTAGAAGTTGAGGGTGCTGCTATTGGAACGTTTGTGGCAAGGATTTTAATGTTTTTAATACTCACTGTTTTGCTTTTTTTTAATAAACAGTTTAAGAGTTATTTTTATTTATTAAAGAACTACTCTTTTGGGGTAATCAATAAATTATTTCATCTGGGTCTTCCTACAGCGCTTCAAATGTTGTTTGAAGTTTCACTGTTTACAGCTGCCATTTTCTTATCTGGTACGTTAGGCACGAATAGTCAAGCAGCAAATCAAATCGCATTAAACTTATCTGCATTGACCTTTATGGTAGGAGTAGGCCTAGGGGTAACAGCGACTATTAGAGTAGGTAATCAAAAAGGACTTGGTCATTTTTCAGACTTAAAGAGAATTGCAAGATCCTTATTTCTATTGACCTTTATATTCGAGTTAGTTTTTGCTTTTTGCTTTTTGTTTTTTAGAAATCAATTACCTTTTATATATATAGATAATATAGATGTAGTTGAGTTAGCGTCGAAGATTTTAATAATTGCAGCATTCTTCCAATTAAGTGATGGGTTTCAAGTTGTTTTATTAGGAGCTTTACGGGGCTTTCAAGATGTTTGGATTCCTACTCTTATTTGTTTTATAGCTTACTGGATAGTTGGGTTTCCAATTTCATTCATTTTGAGCAGCTATTATGACTTCGGGGTTCAAGGTATATGGATGGGATTATTAGTTGCGTTATCACTTTCGGCTGTTTTAATGTTTTTAAGATATAGGTATTTATTGAGTAGTTATGATGTTACTGCAGAGGAGAAGGCGGCGTAG